aaaaaaaaaaggctgagagGCTGAAGACGTTGACACATCACTGGTGGAGGTATAAATAGGTTTAGTGTTAGTTTTATTCTGAGCAGAGAAGAAGTACAATTATCTTTGAgacatttcacaacaaattcaaccccttttttctgtttatgacCTGGGTGTGTTGAGTTCTAACAGGgtgagttttattaaaataattataaagtaTTTATATGATGCTCATGGTTGATTTACATGTTGATGCGTTGGATGCGTTAATGTGttcattataataatttatgATAGTTATTTAGTAATAATATAGTCACATTTGATTCTATTCAGGTAAACACAACTCCTGCTGTTAATCATGCCATCTAGTCTCTTTTCTGTGTTGTAGGCATCATCACACTTTCACCTCTGAATGCCGACTAACCTTTGATGATCCAATATTGATTTAAACTTTactgtttaaaatatttagtcatgataatttttcacaatataacTTAGTGTGCTAACGTCCAGTAGCCTAAAAATCATCCAGCAATCTGGACATATTTTACCATTCAATAGCTCTGGATGACAAATTTTAACcagctgttttgttgttgttgttattttttacttatttaagtaaaaacacaaaatataaaatacctGGGTTGTTATATTAGCGCAAATAAGTCACAACAACAGTATAAGTATTATTTTCTtcgattaattaaaaaaatgtaagttaGATGTTTTTTCATCACTAGTTTATAAGAAACTTATTTTACAACAGTGGAAGAATAAAGAAGCACCATCATtccaaaaatggaaaacattaatGAAATATTACCTGTgtattgaaaagaaaatgtcagaagatTGTAATAAAGCTAAACAATTTAATGAGATATGGAAATCAATTTATGATGCTCTGTAAAATGAGTGGAGCCgcaaacacaatacaatacagtattcACATGAATTATCTAGAAAGTAAATAACTAATttgcaaatatattttactttattttattgatattatcttatttacttaattattcatttattatgtttatttattgtttatgtatttatttttcttctgggTTTGAAGGTTGGGAAGAAGGGATGGGAGGAGGGTGGTTTTGGGTTTTTGGTTGGATTGGGAATGAATATTTCTTATGAGGATGTTGTGATGGAACATGTATGAATATGTAGATAAGTAACCGATGAGGACTCAGACTGGGCTATGTGATTTAATTTTGTAATGTAAGCTATGGTGCGGTGATGACTGTAATCGATCTCTAGTcactcaataaaaaataattattttttaaaaaataagttatttttactatttaattTTGTATAGTGTCAttgatttcacatttttcttttttaagaaaatacagcaataaaagtataaattattttaaattataaccATGTATTCATCCAGATATTACGAAGGGATTATGAAGGGATGCATGACTTGTTGAACTATGTATTGCAACTGTTTACAGCAAGAAAGTATATTCATTTAGCTGATTTGAAAATGAAGCAATACAGTTACTTTATTCATTAATACAGGATCACTGTATAAGGTGTTTGCTGTAATCTGTAGATTTCCTCATCATGATGAAGCTGatcctgtctctcactctcatctggactctctccAGCACAGGTAACCTCACTCAGTGTGGTACAAAAAATATTGCTGTTGAATATTTGCAGAAAGCAGTTACGTTTTCtgtataatgttataatgtttttaaagagtCTGCGTTGCTCTTGTGTCATTTCCAAGTCTGCTTTTCTCTGAGAAAGCTCAGGCAGGGTGTGACAGGTTCAGGTTTCAGTTCTTGTTTCATGTTGATAGGTGTTCTCTTTGTAtgtgttttctatatttttttttacttcatgtGTTCTGGCTTTTATCCAGTGTTTCTTCATCTAATGTGCAACTAAACCAAAGCCTCTTACCCAATGCTGATTTTGatcttaaacaaaaaaaatgtccactGTCATCCTTCAAGTCCTTAGTCTGCTTTATTAAGCCATCACAGGTAGAAGACAGACTAATTTTACCATGGAAACTAGATGTAACCCCTTCTTTTAAGCCAACCTTAGCAGACTTCTCTGGGTTCAAGGCGTGTATTGATCTGCGCAGCACTGctgaataatacaaaaaaaaaaaaatcaacgtGGCCGATGGTGACAGTCTGTAGTACAGCTCCTTGCcctatatattaaaaatgaataaaataaatacactgtaaCAGCTGCCATATCAAACAGTACTGTGCGATGCCTGTTGACATGGCTAACGGAGCAAGCTAGCGCAGCTTCACTCAGAAGacagaaataataaacaataaaacggTGACACAGTGATCGTCAAAATCACGTGACAGGACAACTCAAATAACACAACATGAACTTAAATTTATATAAAGGCAGTTTCATAGATTAATATATGATTAAATCACGGagcagttacagttacataccACAGCTGCGGTCGtccagactgtatataaaatggacgtaacatccgtgacgtcacccattggtttgtggactgctgcttggaagcgaatagtttcggatctgagcagcgccatcttgaaaatttccggtacatgcagggtaaaaaaaaaaaacacggattctacgtatatgggcatcaggaggagcatgaggcgccctcctgaacctgtgaaccaatcaacctgtcaatcacgacgtagccacgccctaatgcataccctgctttatcgtcaaatataaaatcagggaggccaaaatttcacaaatgaacatcatactgcattgaagaaggctttaaactagcgattgagaccataaacacattttgaaaacgtttactgaggttagaaatcaagtgagaagttggtgaattctccattgacttgtatagagacggaagtccttttgacaccaaaacggtcgccccctggtggccttttgatagaatgcagttttaagttacttctgcgttcgcatcattttagaggaccggaactccccgcctgcggTCGTCACGGCAACAAGGACAAACTGACGCTGTTGCCGttgacaacaaaaacagaattgTCCACTGTCCTCCTCCAAGTCCCCAGTCTGGTTTAATAAGCCATCACAGGTAGAAGACAGACTAATTGACCGTGGCAATATAAGAATATTACTTAAACAGGTTTATGGGATGACATGAGGAAAGACTAAAAATGTTGCCCAAAACTGAATTCAGACTCAGTCTTGTGgttataaaaatggaaataacaCCCATCAAATTGCTTCCTATCATCAGTTGTCTCAAACATGCAGACAGAACTCATTAAACATATGCCTTGCTTTATTGGCCAcaattaataatacataatgtcatttaaatgttgtagAAAGAGAGATAATGCAGACATCACCATGACAGAAAACTGTGCATCTGAATCAGCATTTGATGACTTATTTTTGATTCTTAATATTTTTTGATAACAATTTATTGGATTGACTTTTGACTCTCCTCACATTAACTTtgcatactgtatttatgttaaTATGACAGATAGGATTCATGCTGATTGTTCAACTCACCATCTTTTATCTCATAAATTGCAGCCGAAGCTCTCAGTTGTTTGGTTGGTGAAGGTGATAGCAATAGTCCCCAATCCTGTAACTTTGGTGAAGTTTGTGCAACCACTGCCACTCAAGGTAGctgtaaaagtattaaaataagtatttttccTTAACATCTTTCAAtgatttaattttacatttttgaatgacAGTGTTCCCCTCTGTGTTTCCTTTACAGTAAATAAGTCAGAAACCATCacaaagagagagtgtgtgtcgTCCTCCCTTTATAGAGAGGGAACCCACGTATTTTCATTCAATATTGGTTTTGATACTACGACTGTATCTGTTCATGTGTGCACCACAAATGGCTGCAACAATCAAGCAGTACCTGGTAAGTAAAGAGAAAGGTTTCCCTTTTTAAAGACACTAAATCACATTCACATGTAGTATCAGTCTCATGTTGGTCACAGTGAAGAACAATAAGTCACTTTGTGTCTTGACCAGTTTCTGTCATGTCTCCTGTTATGTTTCAGTCAACTTGAACAACCTGCAGTGTTTCACCTGTGATGATCCATCTTCTGCTGAGTGTAACAGGACAGTACAGTGTGTGGGAGTGCAGGACCGCTGCATTAGTGGGACAAGTGAGCCCtcatgatcattttaatcctcAAAGCACATTATTGCAACcagattttaaaaactgtggTCTAACAATTATTTTGTCATCCACAGCAACATCTGCAggaaaagatgttttctttgGATGTGTCTCCGAAAAACTCTGTGACCCTCAATATCACTTGGAGTTCCTCATGAAAGTTAAATTCCGTGCTCCACCAAAATGTTATCGAAGCAGCGTCAATAACTCAGCCTGGTCTGTCAAACTGAATGAGGTCACTTCGCTGTTGACCACATTGTTTGGACTCATTACCCTTATCttctattaaaagaaaaataaactaataactCGCAGTTATATAATTACAGTAATAAC
The Scomber scombrus chromosome 8, fScoSco1.1, whole genome shotgun sequence DNA segment above includes these coding regions:
- the LOC133985283 gene encoding uncharacterized protein LOC133985283, whose translation is MMKLILSLTLIWTLSSTAEALSCLVGEGDSNSPQSCNFGEVCATTATQVNKSETITKRECVSSSLYREGTHVFSFNIGFDTTTVSVHVCTTNGCNNQAVPVNLNNLQCFTCDDPSSAECNRTVQCVGVQDRCISGTTTSAGKDVFFGCVSEKLCDPQYHLEFLMKVKFRAPPKCYRSSVNNSAWSVKLNEVTSLLTTLFGLITLIFY